TTCGGCTCGATTTTCCCGCGTAGTCGTGCCTTGTGGCTTTAGAGGGAGTTTTATGCCTTGTGCCTTAAAGACTTCGTTACTCAAAAGCAAAAAGTCCATACTCTTGCCAATGCCGATATAGGGCGTGGTTTGGTAGATAATCTCTTTGATTTCAGTGGGATTTACGCCGTTTTTTAGCGCGGCGGTAAGCATAGTGCGAAACTCCGCCTTGCCCTGCACTGCGATAAGTGCGGCTAAAATGAGCTTTAGCCGTGTTTGTAAATCAATGCTTTTGCTCTCCGCAAACACTTCATCAAAAGCGAAATTCGCGTAGTTCTCTATAAACTCGGGGTCGGTTTTTGCCACTCCCCCGCTAATGTTGCCAAAAAGTTTGGCGTGGTTTTGTTTTGCTGTTGTGGATAGATTCATATTTGCTCCTTTAGTTGATTTCGCGCTTGTGTTCGCGCTTAGTGGCAGTGCGGTGGCAAGTGCCGTGATTCCAGCGATTTTCGCCGAATCTGCCAAAAACTCCCGCCGTGCTTTATCACGCAAATCTTGTGAATCTTGCGTATCTTGTGAATCACGCCTTAAGTCGCGCAAATCGCTTGCGCTTAAATCGCATCGTGATTCTTGCAAATCACTTGTGCTTACACCTAGCGCGAAATCTTGCAAATTTCGCCGTGTTTTTTCATTCATTCTTGCTCCTTAAATTTAGGTTTTTCCCTCTAGATTCTAGAATCTAGAATGAAAAAACACAATTATAAAACCTGATAGCAACTCCAAGTCAAGAGGTAAAATGCAAAATTTATAAAAATTTGTGCGTGAAATTTTATGTGTGTTTTATACGCGCAAAAAATATTTGCATTAAACTTTAAGCCAAATATGCTAACATCTCTTGCGATATTTTGCCAAAAACAAGAGCAAAGAAAAATCTAAAAGCCACGAATAAATGGAAATGACAAAATGACAACAGCATTAGCTAAGCGCGACAATCATACCGAATTTGAACCACATAGCGACTCATCTTTGGCAGACGCATCGCGATTAAAAACCCCAAACCTTAGCTTTGCAAATTGTGATTACAAAGAGCTTAT
This genomic stretch from Helicobacter macacae MIT 99-5501 harbors:
- a CDS encoding carboxymuconolactone decarboxylase family protein, producing the protein MNEKTRRNLQDFALGVSTSDLQESRCDLSASDLRDLRRDSQDTQDSQDLRDKARREFLADSAKIAGITALATALPLSANTSAKSTKGANMNLSTTAKQNHAKLFGNISGGVAKTDPEFIENYANFAFDEVFAESKSIDLQTRLKLILAALIAVQGKAEFRTMLTAALKNGVNPTEIKEIIYQTTPYIGIGKSMDFLLLSNEVFKAQGIKLPLKPQGTTTRENRAEKGLEVQRKFFGSAIDKGNASAPNDEKHIRKFLSANCFGDYYTREGLELHFRELLTFVILASLGGADSQVKAHIQGNLNIGHSRAFLIEVITALVPYIGYPRSLNALAALDELTLKK